A genomic segment from Desulfonatronum lacustre DSM 10312 encodes:
- a CDS encoding ABC transporter substrate-binding protein: MLKTLSSLSSRITLCLSALCLFFFLAASASAQTPIRFTLDWKFEGPIAPYLLAHARGYFAEEGLNVTIDSGTGSAGAVNRVASGAYDVGFADINAMIEFNVNNQDQALKAVFMIYDHPPFAIFTKKESGIQTPADLAGKTLGAPVFDSPRKTFSAFAAATGLDADAVNWTSMDPPLREPMLLRGQVDAISGFYFTSLLNLDNLGIPADELTVFLYPDYGVNLYGNAIIVSPQLAAQPEAVKGFLRAVVRGWAETLEDPAAAIAYVRERDGLIDVDLETRRLKLAIETSVATDYAAANGMGDVDDERLVKAIAEVVNAFGLSTTPAPEAVFDRSFLPDQETRSIF; encoded by the coding sequence ATCCGCTTCACCCTGGACTGGAAGTTCGAGGGGCCCATCGCGCCCTACCTCCTGGCCCATGCCCGCGGCTACTTCGCCGAGGAAGGGCTGAACGTGACCATCGACTCCGGAACCGGCTCGGCCGGAGCCGTGAACCGGGTCGCATCCGGGGCCTATGATGTCGGCTTCGCGGACATCAACGCCATGATCGAGTTCAACGTGAACAACCAGGACCAGGCCCTGAAGGCCGTGTTCATGATCTACGACCACCCGCCCTTCGCCATTTTCACGAAAAAGGAAAGCGGCATCCAGACCCCGGCGGACCTGGCCGGCAAGACCCTGGGCGCGCCGGTCTTCGACTCCCCGCGCAAGACCTTTTCCGCCTTTGCCGCGGCCACCGGCCTGGATGCCGATGCCGTGAACTGGACCTCCATGGACCCGCCCCTGCGCGAGCCCATGCTGCTGCGCGGCCAGGTGGACGCCATCTCCGGCTTCTACTTCACCAGCCTGCTCAACCTGGACAACCTGGGCATTCCCGCCGACGAACTGACGGTCTTTCTGTATCCGGACTACGGCGTCAATCTGTACGGCAACGCCATCATCGTCTCCCCGCAACTGGCCGCCCAGCCCGAAGCGGTCAAAGGCTTCCTGCGCGCCGTGGTTCGAGGCTGGGCCGAAACCCTTGAAGACCCCGCCGCAGCCATCGCCTATGTCCGCGAACGGGACGGGCTGATCGACGTGGACCTGGAAACCCGGCGCCTGAAGCTGGCCATCGAAACCAGCGTGGCCACGGACTACGCCGCGGCCAACGGCATGGGCGACGTGGACGACGAGCGCCTGGTCAAGGCCATCGCCGAAGTGGTCAACGCCTTTGGTCTTTCCACAACGCCCGCTCCGGAGGCTGTTTTCGACCGATCCTTTCTGCCCGATCAAGAAACCCGGTCCATCTTCTAA
- a CDS encoding ABC transporter permease, translating to MSPLRKNLERFSPVIVTVAMFVAWEAVSRLAKIPSYILPPPSEAVMAGYEFAGPISKHALQTLYTTLAGFGLAVVFGMLVGVIIGSSKLLYRAFYPILIGFNSVPKVALVPLLVIWFGIGTVPAIITAFLISFFPVVVNVATGLATIEPELEDVLRVLGASKLTILLKVGIPNSMPYFFASLKIAVTLAFVGSVISETVASNEGIGYLMMSASARFNVPLVFAGLIVIAAMGIGMYAIFAALEKRTTGWAFRS from the coding sequence ATGTCCCCACTGCGTAAAAACCTGGAACGTTTTTCCCCGGTGATCGTCACCGTGGCCATGTTCGTGGCCTGGGAAGCCGTCTCCCGGCTGGCCAAAATCCCCAGCTACATCCTGCCTCCGCCCAGCGAGGCCGTGATGGCCGGATACGAGTTCGCCGGCCCCATCAGCAAGCACGCCTTGCAGACCCTCTACACCACCCTGGCCGGATTCGGCCTGGCCGTGGTTTTCGGCATGCTCGTGGGCGTGATCATCGGGTCATCCAAACTGCTCTACCGGGCCTTTTACCCGATCCTGATCGGCTTCAACTCCGTGCCCAAGGTGGCCCTGGTGCCCCTGCTGGTGATCTGGTTCGGCATCGGCACGGTCCCGGCGATCATCACCGCGTTTCTGATCTCCTTCTTTCCCGTGGTGGTCAACGTGGCCACCGGCCTGGCCACCATTGAGCCGGAGCTGGAAGACGTGCTCCGGGTCCTGGGGGCGTCCAAGCTGACCATCCTGCTCAAGGTGGGCATCCCCAACTCCATGCCCTACTTCTTCGCCTCGCTGAAGATCGCCGTGACCCTGGCCTTCGTCGGTTCGGTGATCTCCGAAACCGTGGCCTCCAACGAGGGCATCGGCTACCTGATGATGTCCGCCAGCGCCCGGTTCAACGTGCCCCTGGTCTTTGCCGGGCTGATCGTCATCGCGGCCATGGGCATCGGGATGTACGCCATCTTCGCGGCCCTGGAAAAGCGGACCACGGGCTGGGCCTTCCGGAGTTGA
- a CDS encoding ABC transporter ATP-binding protein — protein MTSQADHADPHGQTGRAGLFVEIKDVDLAYGEDAESLAVQGLNLDIREGDFVAVVGPSGCGKSTLLKLVTGLMPPTRGAVFVDGDRVGGTLSFVGMAFQNPTLLPWRDTLRNIMLPLEIVEPHRSRLRKEKPAYLERARNLLRTVGLAPYESKQPWELSGGMRQRANLCRALIHDPRLLMLDEPFGALDAFTREELWCVLADLRRAKQLTVVLVTHDLREAVFLADTVHVMSSRPGRIVHSRRVDLPGPRTLETCYEPAFVDIVHELRGHIERVRCDGPQGIADVPTA, from the coding sequence ATGACATCGCAAGCAGATCACGCGGACCCGCACGGCCAAACCGGCCGTGCGGGCCTGTTCGTTGAAATAAAAGACGTTGACCTGGCCTATGGCGAGGACGCCGAGAGCCTGGCCGTCCAGGGGCTGAACCTGGATATCCGCGAAGGGGACTTCGTGGCCGTGGTCGGCCCGTCCGGGTGCGGCAAATCCACCCTGCTCAAGCTGGTCACCGGCCTGATGCCCCCGACACGGGGCGCGGTCTTCGTGGACGGCGACCGGGTCGGCGGCACGCTGTCCTTCGTGGGCATGGCCTTCCAGAACCCCACCCTCCTGCCCTGGCGCGACACCCTGCGCAACATCATGCTCCCCCTGGAGATCGTTGAGCCCCACCGGAGCCGACTGCGCAAGGAGAAGCCCGCCTATCTGGAACGGGCCCGCAACCTGCTGCGGACCGTGGGCCTGGCGCCCTACGAATCCAAGCAACCCTGGGAACTCTCCGGCGGCATGCGCCAGCGGGCCAATCTCTGCCGCGCCCTGATCCACGATCCCCGGCTGCTGATGCTGGACGAGCCCTTCGGGGCCCTGGACGCCTTCACCCGTGAGGAATTGTGGTGCGTGCTGGCCGATCTGCGCCGCGCCAAGCAGCTCACCGTGGTCCTGGTGACCCACGACCTGCGCGAAGCCGTGTTTCTGGCGGACACGGTCCACGTGATGAGCAGCCGTCCCGGACGCATCGTCCACAGCCGCCGCGTGGACCTGCCCGGACCACGCACCCTGGAAACCTGCTACGAACCGGCCTTCGTGGACATCGTCCACGAGCTGCGCGGCCACATCGAGCGCGTGCGCTGCGACGGCCCCCAAGGAATCGCCGATGTCCCCACTGCGTAA